One window from the genome of Thalassospira xiamenensis M-5 = DSM 17429 encodes:
- a CDS encoding methyl-accepting chemotaxis protein, whose amino-acid sequence MRFRVVTGIFSIPAICLLTLLAIIATVALNYQNSLRNGKFEQIEHLTEGAVTIVDSYIAKVKAGDMDENAAKAEVLSLLNAYRFDGENYIYATDYNHCMVLDPLSPEDVGKCNPDSKVRQMIVKTAKAGGGVITYETKKPGMGDTLVEKAAYVRPIPGWNWALGAGVYMDDVAAEFQSVMQRIAIISVIAIVIAGVLSWFVGTRITKSIVGLNRSIATIAEGNYQAPVDTDSNFTEIGDMASGVLALRDKSAQAQQLEKDAAIQKQRAEEERRTNIRNIAKKLESEVGGIAGAVDQSVKRSGELAVNMSHNAEGILDQSQQVASAAGSVSQNVDAVAAATEELSSSITEINVQISQMSNTVERATHESQSASDDVGGLSEAVDKIKEIVSLINDIAGQTNLLALNATIEAARAGDAGKGFAVVASEVKNLATQTGRATEEIAAQINGIVEGTERAVTGISRVSETIDQVRSASTAIAAAIEEQGAATQEIAGNANRSADGVKQISYSVDQTMKNAQSTTTHAGDLRNASEELSSRSSELTQIIHRFSNDLIKQAEN is encoded by the coding sequence ATGCGTTTTCGGGTTGTTACGGGGATTTTTTCGATCCCGGCCATCTGCCTGCTGACACTTCTCGCGATTATCGCGACAGTCGCTTTGAATTATCAAAACAGCCTGCGTAACGGTAAGTTCGAACAGATCGAACATCTGACCGAGGGTGCGGTAACGATCGTTGATTCATATATTGCCAAGGTCAAAGCGGGCGATATGGATGAAAACGCCGCCAAGGCAGAAGTGCTTTCATTGCTCAATGCGTATCGCTTTGATGGGGAGAACTACATATACGCCACCGATTATAACCATTGCATGGTTCTCGATCCGCTCAGCCCCGAAGATGTCGGCAAATGCAACCCCGACAGCAAAGTGCGCCAGATGATCGTCAAAACCGCCAAGGCCGGTGGTGGCGTGATAACCTATGAAACCAAAAAACCAGGCATGGGCGATACATTGGTCGAAAAGGCCGCATATGTTCGTCCGATTCCGGGCTGGAACTGGGCATTGGGTGCGGGCGTCTATATGGATGACGTCGCCGCAGAATTTCAGTCTGTGATGCAACGTATCGCGATTATCTCTGTGATCGCGATCGTCATCGCCGGCGTGTTGTCCTGGTTCGTCGGCACCCGCATAACCAAAAGCATCGTCGGCCTGAACCGTTCGATCGCGACAATTGCCGAAGGCAATTATCAGGCACCAGTTGACACGGATTCCAACTTTACCGAAATCGGCGACATGGCATCTGGCGTTCTTGCCCTGCGTGACAAATCCGCGCAGGCCCAGCAGCTTGAAAAAGACGCCGCAATCCAGAAACAGAGAGCCGAAGAAGAACGACGCACCAATATCCGCAACATCGCCAAAAAACTCGAGAGCGAAGTTGGTGGTATTGCCGGTGCCGTTGACCAATCGGTTAAACGCAGCGGTGAACTTGCAGTCAATATGTCACACAACGCCGAAGGCATTCTTGATCAGAGCCAGCAGGTTGCATCTGCTGCCGGATCCGTCTCGCAGAATGTTGATGCGGTTGCCGCCGCGACCGAGGAACTTTCTTCCTCTATCACGGAAATCAACGTTCAGATTTCCCAGATGTCAAACACTGTAGAACGCGCAACGCATGAAAGCCAAAGCGCCTCTGACGATGTTGGCGGCCTGTCCGAAGCCGTTGATAAAATCAAGGAAATCGTCAGCCTGATTAACGACATCGCGGGCCAGACCAACCTCTTGGCCCTGAACGCAACCATCGAAGCCGCCCGTGCAGGTGATGCGGGCAAGGGCTTTGCGGTGGTCGCAAGCGAAGTCAAAAACCTTGCGACCCAGACCGGGCGGGCGACCGAGGAAATCGCGGCCCAGATCAACGGCATCGTCGAAGGCACCGAGCGTGCGGTTACGGGTATTTCGCGCGTGTCGGAAACCATTGATCAGGTCCGGTCTGCGTCAACCGCCATTGCGGCGGCAATTGAAGAACAGGGCGCAGCCACACAGGAAATCGCGGGCAATGCCAATCGCAGTGCGGATGGCGTGAAACAGATTTCGTATAGTGTCGATCAAACCATGAAGAACGCGCAAAGCACAACCACCCATGCGGGCGATCTGCGCAACGCGTCCGAAGAACTTTCGTCGCGGTCTTCGGAACTGACACAGATCATTCACCGCTTCTCGAACGATCTGATCAAGCAGGCTGAGAATTGA
- a CDS encoding prephenate dehydratase, giving the protein MTAQQRIAFQGMHGAYSDQAARRAFPGATTVPCRTFEGAFGALRDGDVDLAVIPIDNTLAGRVADVHHILPDSGAHIIGETFLRINHALVAVPGARISDIKEIRSHVHALGQCRKIRQELGVNTVVGPDTAGCAKEVADLGDKSIAAIAPVLAAEIYGLDVLRTEVEDAAHNTTRFIILAREPLDIANDGTPVVTSFVFRVRNVAAALYKALGGFATNGINMTKLESYMVEGHFTATQFFAEVEAHPEQLGLRHALEELQFFSHEVRILGVYPSHSFRRENDLPAE; this is encoded by the coding sequence ATGACTGCCCAACAACGTATCGCTTTTCAGGGAATGCACGGTGCCTACTCCGATCAGGCAGCGCGGCGCGCCTTTCCGGGTGCGACGACCGTACCTTGCCGGACGTTTGAGGGCGCATTTGGTGCATTGCGCGATGGTGATGTCGATCTGGCAGTGATCCCGATTGATAACACTCTGGCCGGTCGTGTGGCGGATGTTCACCACATTTTGCCTGACTCTGGGGCGCATATCATTGGCGAGACGTTCCTGCGCATCAACCACGCGCTTGTCGCAGTTCCCGGTGCCAGGATTTCGGATATCAAGGAAATCCGAAGCCACGTTCACGCGCTGGGCCAGTGCCGTAAAATCCGTCAGGAACTTGGCGTGAATACCGTTGTCGGGCCAGATACGGCAGGCTGCGCAAAGGAAGTGGCCGATCTGGGCGATAAAAGCATTGCTGCGATTGCCCCGGTTCTGGCAGCAGAGATTTATGGCCTTGATGTGCTGCGCACCGAGGTCGAAGATGCGGCACATAATACGACCCGTTTCATCATTCTGGCGCGCGAGCCGCTTGATATCGCCAATGATGGCACGCCGGTAGTGACAAGCTTTGTCTTCCGCGTCCGTAACGTTGCAGCGGCCCTTTACAAGGCGCTTGGCGGTTTTGCAACCAATGGGATCAACATGACCAAGCTTGAAAGCTATATGGTCGAGGGGCATTTCACCGCAACCCAGTTCTTTGCCGAGGTCGAAGCCCATCCAGAACAGCTTGGTCTTCGCCATGCGCTTGAAGAACTTCAGTTCTTCTCGCACGAGGTCCGGATTTTGGGTGTTTATCCGTCTCATTCCTTCCGTCGGGAAAATGATCTTCCCGCCGAATAG
- a CDS encoding 3-deoxy-manno-octulosonate cytidylyltransferase, with amino-acid sequence MTTPRNPVVVIPARMASTRLPNKPLADIHGEPMIVHVWRRATEAGIGPVIVACAEKEIADAVTAAGGIAVLTDPDLPSGSDRVHQALQSFDPDGKYDAVVNVQGDLPTIDAADIRAVFEPLVDPNVDIATLAAEITRQEERTNPNVVKAVAAFGADRVARALYFTRATAPYGDGPLYHHIGLYTYRRAALDRFVSLPPAELEKREKLEQLRALENGMVIAVALVNGVPLGVDTPEDLERARLVLGA; translated from the coding sequence ATGACTACGCCGCGCAACCCCGTTGTCGTTATTCCTGCCCGTATGGCATCGACACGCCTACCTAACAAGCCGTTGGCTGATATTCACGGCGAACCGATGATTGTTCATGTTTGGCGCCGGGCAACCGAGGCCGGAATCGGCCCGGTTATCGTCGCGTGCGCCGAAAAGGAAATTGCCGACGCGGTAACGGCGGCTGGTGGTATTGCCGTTTTGACCGATCCGGATTTGCCAAGCGGATCGGATCGGGTGCATCAGGCGTTGCAAAGCTTTGACCCGGATGGAAAATACGACGCCGTGGTCAATGTTCAGGGTGATCTTCCGACGATTGATGCAGCCGATATTCGTGCGGTTTTTGAGCCGCTTGTCGATCCGAATGTCGACATCGCGACTCTGGCGGCTGAAATCACGCGGCAAGAAGAACGTACAAATCCCAATGTGGTGAAGGCGGTAGCGGCCTTTGGTGCTGATCGTGTGGCGCGTGCGCTTTACTTCACGCGGGCAACGGCCCCGTATGGCGACGGGCCGCTTTACCATCATATCGGTCTTTATACCTATCGCCGGGCAGCACTTGACCGGTTTGTAAGTCTTCCACCGGCCGAACTTGAAAAGCGTGAAAAGCTTGAGCAGCTGCGCGCACTTGAAAACGGCATGGTGATCGCGGTTGCACTTGTGAACGGCGTGCCGCTTGGCGTCGACACCCCGGAAGACCTTGAACGCGCACGACTTGTGCTGGGCGCGTAA
- a CDS encoding c-type cytochrome has translation MKTMEINKIVAGVICAVLLVIVVGKIGSALVHPEELETPVYPFSEDLMAGANAPAAAPAEPAGPEPIFALLASADLAEGEKVFKKCASCHDTENGGPNKTGPNLYGIVGNKFAHKDDFAYSDAMANHGGTWGWEELNHFLYKPRDYVEGTKMSFGGLKKAEDRAAVIAWLNSKSDNPLPYPDPAEATAAEGTDAAADAAADTPAEAAESNDAPAEEAPAADAPAEPAAEGEAPAQ, from the coding sequence ATGAAAACGATGGAAATCAACAAGATCGTCGCCGGTGTTATCTGTGCTGTGCTTTTGGTTATAGTTGTTGGCAAGATCGGAAGTGCTCTTGTGCACCCCGAAGAACTGGAAACGCCCGTTTACCCGTTCTCCGAGGATCTGATGGCTGGTGCCAACGCACCGGCTGCCGCACCGGCAGAGCCGGCTGGACCAGAACCGATTTTTGCATTGCTGGCATCAGCTGACCTTGCCGAAGGCGAGAAAGTCTTCAAAAAATGCGCATCCTGCCACGACACCGAGAATGGCGGCCCGAACAAAACCGGCCCGAACCTTTATGGCATCGTCGGTAACAAGTTCGCCCACAAGGATGACTTCGCCTATTCCGACGCCATGGCAAACCATGGCGGAACCTGGGGCTGGGAAGAACTGAACCACTTCCTGTACAAGCCGCGTGATTATGTCGAAGGCACGAAAATGAGCTTCGGGGGTCTGAAAAAGGCCGAAGATCGCGCTGCTGTCATCGCATGGCTTAACAGCAAGTCGGACAATCCGCTGCCTTATCCTGATCCGGCAGAAGCCACCGCAGCTGAAGGCACCGACGCCGCAGCAGATGCAGCCGCAGATACCCCGGCCGAGGCCGCGGAATCCAACGATGCCCCTGCTGAAGAAGCACCTGCCGCTGACGCCCCGGCAGAGCCCGCAGCAGAGGGTGAAGCACCCGCCCAATAA
- the hisN gene encoding histidinol-phosphatase, translated as MENLDHFLEIAHKLADTARPVVHQYYRTPVAVDVKADASPVTIADREVETAMRAILIAELPDHGILGEEHGRHNIDADFVWVLDPIDGTKSFIAGKPSFATLIALCHKGVPVIGIIDQAITNERWVGVMGRASTMNGDEINARECETLDAATFFTTAPELFRTDASARAYKAVSNKCRQPMYGVDAYAYGLVALGFADTVVECGLQAYDFCALVPVVEGAGGVMTDWQGKPLTIFSDGSVIASGDARCHQDVLSTIRAATV; from the coding sequence ATGGAAAATCTCGACCACTTTCTGGAGATCGCCCACAAACTGGCCGATACCGCCCGTCCGGTCGTGCACCAGTATTACCGCACCCCTGTTGCCGTGGACGTCAAGGCCGATGCAAGCCCGGTGACCATTGCCGACCGCGAAGTTGAAACCGCGATGCGGGCAATCCTGATTGCGGAACTTCCCGATCACGGAATTCTTGGCGAAGAACATGGCCGCCACAATATTGATGCCGATTTTGTCTGGGTCCTTGATCCGATTGACGGCACCAAGTCATTCATCGCGGGCAAACCAAGCTTTGCGACACTGATCGCCCTTTGCCACAAAGGCGTTCCCGTTATTGGCATTATTGATCAGGCCATCACCAATGAACGCTGGGTTGGTGTTATGGGTCGCGCCAGCACAATGAATGGTGACGAAATCAACGCCCGCGAATGCGAAACGCTTGATGCTGCCACCTTCTTTACCACGGCACCGGAACTGTTCCGCACCGATGCCTCGGCGCGCGCCTATAAGGCAGTTTCGAACAAATGTCGACAGCCGATGTATGGCGTTGATGCCTATGCCTATGGGTTGGTTGCGCTTGGCTTTGCCGATACCGTGGTTGAATGTGGTTTGCAGGCCTATGATTTTTGTGCCCTTGTCCCGGTCGTCGAAGGTGCCGGTGGCGTTATGACCGATTGGCAGGGCAAGCCGCTGACGATTTTCAGTGACGGTTCCGTCATCGCGAGTGGCGACGCCCGATGCCATCAGGACGTTCTTTCGACCATCCGGGCAGCAACGGTCTGA
- a CDS encoding cation:proton antiporter, which yields MFEWVIILFLGTGLLYGLQSRRLQRRNISSPMMMVITGALIALPLGIWHEAPLAPFADRIHFATGFSEMTLAIILFLDSAVLDYRKEKHAIRLANRLLLIGLPLTIGVTWAFIIGLHPSIGILPALILALIVSPTDAALGRPVLENKSVPDPIRQGINIESGLNDGLVLPIFTAVVLLEADIVGEGSNNWLTEAIIEISVGAGVGLLAGYVIGQIVNHAVTTNTILDRFERLLGVLSALFIFFLSEKLGGNGFVAAFAGGLALNIFSEKVRETIESFGEAESELLTMLTFFIFGLVVIPAVYQLWTWEMLIFSIVSLAILRPLCVWICMIGSPYSLAEKLYVGWFGPRGIASVIYLLIMITMIDPKGYESLIAAAVMIVAISVTAHGLSAAPLSNMLVRHLAKKGARS from the coding sequence ATGTTCGAATGGGTCATCATCCTGTTTCTGGGAACCGGACTGCTTTACGGCCTGCAATCACGCAGGCTGCAACGGCGTAACATATCCTCGCCGATGATGATGGTTATAACCGGTGCGTTGATCGCATTGCCATTGGGCATATGGCACGAAGCACCCCTTGCCCCGTTCGCTGATCGCATCCATTTCGCCACCGGGTTTTCCGAAATGACGCTGGCGATCATTCTGTTTCTTGATTCCGCTGTCCTTGACTATCGCAAGGAAAAACATGCCATACGGCTTGCCAACCGGTTGCTCCTGATTGGGTTGCCGTTGACCATCGGTGTGACATGGGCTTTCATCATTGGCCTTCACCCTTCCATCGGGATTCTTCCGGCACTGATCCTTGCACTGATTGTAAGCCCGACCGATGCGGCCCTTGGCCGACCGGTATTGGAAAACAAATCGGTTCCCGATCCGATCAGACAGGGGATCAATATCGAAAGCGGTCTGAATGACGGGCTGGTTTTACCAATATTCACAGCCGTTGTATTGCTCGAAGCCGATATTGTCGGTGAAGGCAGCAACAACTGGCTGACCGAGGCGATCATCGAAATTTCCGTCGGGGCCGGGGTCGGGCTTCTGGCTGGCTATGTCATCGGCCAGATCGTCAATCACGCGGTTACCACCAACACCATCCTTGACCGGTTCGAACGCTTGCTTGGCGTGCTTTCAGCACTTTTCATCTTCTTCCTGTCTGAGAAGCTCGGAGGGAACGGCTTTGTCGCGGCCTTCGCTGGTGGTCTTGCATTGAACATATTCTCCGAAAAGGTCCGCGAAACTATCGAAAGTTTTGGCGAAGCAGAATCAGAACTACTTACCATGCTGACCTTCTTCATTTTCGGTCTGGTGGTTATCCCGGCTGTGTATCAGCTTTGGACATGGGAGATGCTGATCTTCTCGATTGTCAGCCTCGCGATCCTGCGCCCGCTTTGCGTCTGGATTTGCATGATCGGCAGCCCCTACAGTCTGGCGGAAAAACTCTATGTCGGCTGGTTTGGCCCACGCGGCATCGCGTCGGTTATTTACCTGCTGATCATGATCACCATGATCGATCCAAAGGGCTATGAATCCCTGATTGCTGCCGCCGTCATGATCGTCGCCATCAGCGTAACCGCACATGGTCTGTCGGCTGCCCCGCTTTCAAATATGCTGGTGCGTCACCTTGCAAAAAAAGGCGCCCGGTCCTGA
- a CDS encoding LysE family translocator encodes MADLLIQYTPFLIAALLLNISPGPDLAYISAQTAIHGRKIGVFSSLGVCSGAFVHVVAAALGLSAILATSTLAFSVVKWIGVAYLVWLGIGALRSSFAKRGLDDVSSEISAVKRPPIPTMTAFHAWRQGAMIDVLNPKVAIFFMAFLPQFVNPAAGDGAIQFLVLGTLVNVIGFCVETVVVFAIGFAATRLRANGSLGIWLQRSLGGMFIALGVRLALTERS; translated from the coding sequence ATGGCCGATCTTCTGATCCAATATACGCCGTTTCTGATTGCCGCCCTGTTGCTCAATATCTCGCCCGGGCCGGATCTGGCTTATATCAGTGCCCAGACCGCGATCCATGGTCGCAAGATCGGGGTGTTTTCCAGTCTTGGCGTTTGTTCCGGTGCGTTTGTCCATGTGGTTGCCGCAGCCCTTGGGCTTTCGGCCATTCTGGCCACATCGACATTGGCATTCTCGGTGGTGAAATGGATTGGTGTGGCATATCTGGTGTGGCTGGGGATTGGTGCCTTGCGCAGCAGTTTTGCCAAGCGTGGTCTGGATGATGTGTCATCTGAAATATCTGCGGTAAAGCGGCCTCCGATACCCACCATGACAGCGTTCCACGCATGGCGTCAGGGCGCGATGATCGATGTCCTTAATCCTAAGGTCGCGATTTTCTTTATGGCGTTTCTGCCCCAGTTTGTTAACCCGGCGGCGGGGGATGGTGCGATCCAGTTTCTGGTGCTTGGTACCCTGGTGAATGTCATCGGTTTTTGTGTCGAGACGGTCGTGGTGTTTGCCATCGGATTTGCCGCAACCCGCCTTCGGGCTAACGGGTCGCTCGGTATCTGGCTGCAACGTTCACTTGGCGGGATGTTTATCGCGTTGGGTGTCCGGTTGGCGCTGACCGAGCGTTCATAA
- a CDS encoding DinB family protein, whose translation MNGVAYFQRMANYNAWANQHILDACAGLEAGELTAPRAAFFPSIIKTLNHLLVADRLWLGRLVGVPERLALDAVLYAGFSEFRTAREAQDAKIIAFTEQLDADTLASDLSYQSMLAGAYTLPREIVLAHMFNHQTHHRGQLHSMLIEAGAKSLSMDLVYYCLEVDA comes from the coding sequence ATGAACGGAGTTGCCTACTTTCAACGCATGGCCAATTATAATGCGTGGGCGAACCAGCATATTCTGGACGCATGTGCGGGTCTTGAAGCGGGCGAACTTACCGCCCCGCGGGCTGCTTTTTTCCCGTCGATCATCAAGACACTGAACCATCTTTTGGTGGCGGATCGTCTGTGGTTGGGGCGTCTGGTCGGGGTGCCTGAACGTCTGGCGCTTGATGCCGTGCTGTACGCCGGATTTTCAGAATTCCGAACCGCGCGTGAGGCACAGGATGCCAAAATCATCGCCTTTACCGAACAACTTGACGCGGACACATTGGCAAGTGATCTGTCCTATCAATCGATGCTGGCCGGGGCATATACACTGCCGCGCGAGATTGTCTTGGCGCATATGTTCAACCACCAAACACATCATCGCGGGCAGCTTCATTCCATGCTGATCGAGGCCGGTGCCAAGTCACTTTCAATGGATCTGGTTTACTATTGCCTGGAGGTCGATGCGTGA
- a CDS encoding DMT family transporter yields the protein MGPLGLYSVVVLIWGSTWIAIQYQLSVGPELAVAYRFVLAAVILMAWCVIRRLPMRYSLRDHVFMAALGICLFSLNYVLIYIASAHLTSGLLAVVFSTIVIMNMINGAIFFKRRPETRTLIGAAIGLGGISLVFARDLATFDLAAGGSVGLLVSLAGSYIASLGNMASARNQARGIPVLQANAYGMMYGSILLIGYILVTGIPFTFDTSPSFITALSYLSLFGSVLAFGSYLTLLGKIGPDRAAYSSVMFPVVALLLSTWFEGFVWDSNIVLGVGLTLLGNIVILTKRMPKPPVLAMNTTADATGGANQTTSPCDAKAG from the coding sequence ATGGGCCCGCTTGGATTATATAGTGTTGTTGTTCTGATCTGGGGAAGCACCTGGATCGCAATCCAGTATCAGCTTTCGGTCGGGCCGGAACTGGCTGTTGCCTATCGTTTTGTCCTGGCGGCAGTAATTTTGATGGCATGGTGTGTTATCCGCCGTTTGCCTATGCGCTATTCCCTGCGTGATCATGTGTTTATGGCGGCCCTTGGCATATGCCTGTTTTCGCTGAATTACGTACTGATTTACATCGCAAGTGCGCATTTGACGTCGGGTCTTCTGGCGGTAGTGTTTTCGACCATCGTGATCATGAACATGATTAATGGTGCGATCTTTTTCAAACGGCGTCCGGAAACCCGGACATTGATCGGGGCGGCAATCGGGCTTGGCGGGATTTCGCTGGTGTTTGCGCGCGATCTTGCAACGTTTGATCTGGCAGCAGGTGGTAGCGTTGGGTTGCTGGTTTCGCTTGCGGGCAGCTATATCGCGTCGCTTGGCAATATGGCATCGGCACGCAATCAGGCGCGCGGCATTCCGGTCCTTCAGGCGAATGCTTATGGCATGATGTATGGCTCTATCCTGTTGATCGGATACATCCTTGTTACCGGTATTCCGTTTACCTTTGACACCAGTCCGTCTTTTATTACCGCACTGAGTTACCTTTCCCTGTTTGGCTCGGTTCTGGCGTTTGGCTCCTATCTGACACTTCTGGGCAAGATCGGCCCGGACCGCGCGGCATACAGTTCCGTCATGTTTCCGGTAGTAGCGCTATTACTGTCGACCTGGTTTGAAGGATTTGTCTGGGACAGCAATATCGTTCTAGGCGTTGGCCTGACTTTGCTGGGTAATATCGTGATCCTGACCAAACGGATGCCCAAACCGCCCGTCCTTGCCATGAACACAACAGCAGATGCGACAGGTGGTGCTAACCAGACGACAAGCCCCTGTGACGCAAAGGCCGGATAA
- a CDS encoding potassium/proton antiporter yields MIESMNLVILIASVLVVVAVFTSLISFRVGAPLLLVFLFVGLGAGEDGIGGINFDNAPLAYFIGSIALAMILFDSGFETQLRTLKIAAAPSLVLATVGVMLTTFVVGGVTWLVLDVPWLVALLFGAIVSSTDAAAVFFLLRVGGINLRDRTRSTLEVESGSNDPMAVFLTISLVELIMQGGGDNLALELLERFVLQIGLGAVLGLLGGMAIVQMINRVKLEPALVPIVTLACALSLFGATSIVGGSGFLAVYVAGLYAGNSQMRMSVGVRRFQHVTTWLAQIVMFVTMGLLATPSQFGDVIIPGVILALVLVFVARPVAVWLCLMFFNFSRNDTAFISWVGLRGAVSILLAIVPMVEGVEYGQLLFNTAFIVVITSLLLQGWTIRLMARWLGIMIPPRHGPVDRIDLELPGNANQEIVVYRVHSESAVATGQRIPRWARPSLILRDGKSLRPHSAGRIEGGDQVYIITPPRHVELLDQLFAGPAEGANDVDLFGDFSFPPDTRIADLGRLYGFVVGDADEEATVAEILERNLSGDIEPGDRVAYGMVELIVRRIDDMHEIVEVGMAVEQKPVKPKRHLPMFHSRTELLAIWKEWQRRRLREKMRKKRGDDVLDTDDVKEPGDDMSVVDDAANDGENDDIGPVRAESGKSDKS; encoded by the coding sequence ATGATCGAATCGATGAATCTGGTGATCCTGATTGCATCGGTTCTGGTCGTTGTTGCGGTCTTTACCAGTCTGATCAGTTTCCGGGTTGGTGCACCCTTGTTGCTTGTTTTCCTGTTTGTCGGCCTTGGTGCTGGCGAGGACGGGATTGGCGGCATCAATTTCGATAATGCGCCGCTGGCTTATTTTATCGGGTCCATTGCGCTTGCGATGATCCTGTTTGATAGCGGATTTGAAACCCAGCTTCGAACCTTGAAGATTGCAGCCGCACCCTCGCTCGTACTGGCGACGGTCGGGGTCATGTTGACCACGTTTGTCGTTGGCGGGGTCACCTGGCTTGTGCTTGATGTGCCATGGCTGGTGGCCTTGTTGTTCGGGGCGATTGTCAGTTCGACGGATGCGGCGGCGGTGTTTTTCCTTTTGCGGGTGGGCGGGATAAATTTGCGCGACCGTACGCGCAGCACACTTGAAGTCGAGTCCGGTTCGAACGATCCCATGGCGGTGTTTCTGACCATTTCGCTGGTCGAACTGATCATGCAGGGCGGCGGGGATAATCTGGCGCTGGAACTGCTTGAACGGTTTGTTCTGCAAATCGGACTTGGGGCTGTTTTGGGTCTTCTGGGTGGCATGGCCATCGTCCAGATGATCAACCGGGTCAAGCTTGAACCCGCACTTGTTCCGATTGTAACGCTTGCCTGCGCGCTTAGCCTTTTTGGCGCAACCAGTATCGTTGGTGGCAGCGGCTTTTTGGCAGTTTATGTCGCCGGTCTTTATGCTGGCAACAGTCAGATGCGCATGAGTGTCGGGGTGCGCCGGTTCCAGCACGTAACCACCTGGCTGGCGCAGATCGTGATGTTTGTCACCATGGGGTTGCTTGCAACACCGTCACAGTTTGGTGATGTGATCATTCCCGGGGTTATTCTGGCGCTTGTACTGGTGTTTGTCGCCCGCCCGGTTGCGGTATGGCTTTGCCTGATGTTCTTCAACTTCTCACGCAATGATACCGCCTTTATTTCATGGGTTGGTTTGCGCGGGGCGGTTTCCATCCTGCTTGCGATCGTGCCGATGGTGGAAGGTGTTGAATATGGCCAGCTTCTTTTCAACACGGCCTTTATTGTTGTGATCACGTCGCTGCTGTTGCAGGGGTGGACAATCCGGCTGATGGCGCGCTGGCTGGGCATTATGATTCCGCCGCGACACGGGCCGGTCGATCGTATCGACCTTGAACTGCCGGGCAACGCCAATCAGGAAATTGTCGTTTATCGCGTTCACAGCGAAAGTGCGGTGGCAACCGGGCAACGCATTCCGCGCTGGGCACGGCCGAGCCTGATTTTGCGCGATGGCAAATCGTTACGCCCACACAGTGCCGGGCGCATCGAAGGCGGTGATCAGGTTTATATCATTACCCCACCGCGCCATGTCGAACTGCTTGATCAGTTGTTCGCCGGTCCGGCTGAGGGCGCAAATGACGTCGACCTGTTTGGTGATTTCAGTTTCCCACCCGATACCCGTATTGCTGATCTTGGCCGTTTGTATGGCTTTGTGGTTGGGGACGCGGACGAAGAGGCGACCGTTGCCGAAATCCTTGAACGCAACCTTTCGGGCGATATCGAACCCGGGGACCGGGTTGCCTATGGCATGGTCGAACTGATTGTTCGTCGGATCGATGATATGCACGAGATTGTCGAAGTTGGCATGGCGGTCGAACAGAAACCGGTCAAGCCCAAACGCCATCTGCCGATGTTCCATTCGCGCACAGAATTGCTGGCAATCTGGAAGGAATGGCAGCGTCGTCGCCTGCGCGAAAAAATGCGCAAGAAGCGTGGTGATGATGTTCTCGATACCGATGACGTCAAAGAACCCGGAGATGACATGTCGGTTGTCGACGATGCCGCAAATGATGGCGAAAATGATGATATCGGGCCGGTGCGGGCAGAATCGGGTAAAAGCGATAAATCTTAG
- a CDS encoding Lrp/AsnC family transcriptional regulator yields the protein MDAIDRKLIDILQDDASLSYSALGTKVGLSVSAVNDRVRKLREQGVIKAYRVEVDGNAIGRALTAMVWLRTDPAKGNKKLVKSLIKADEVLECHHMTGRFDFLLKLRLRDTSHLESFVTDTIKEVPGVVEVIPEIALSTAKETGFVPAMLDGDK from the coding sequence ATGGATGCCATTGATCGCAAGTTGATCGACATTTTGCAGGATGACGCGTCTTTGTCTTATTCGGCGCTGGGGACGAAGGTCGGCCTTTCTGTTTCGGCGGTGAATGACCGTGTGCGCAAATTGCGCGAACAGGGGGTTATCAAGGCTTACCGCGTCGAAGTTGACGGCAATGCGATTGGTCGCGCACTTACCGCAATGGTCTGGTTGCGCACCGACCCGGCCAAGGGAAACAAGAAACTGGTCAAGTCGCTGATCAAGGCAGACGAGGTTCTTGAATGTCATCACATGACCGGCCGATTTGATTTTCTGTTGAAATTGCGCCTGCGCGATACTTCTCATCTTGAAAGCTTTGTGACGGATACGATCAAGGAAGTCCCCGGCGTGGTCGAGGTTATTCCGGAAATTGCCCTGTCTACAGCCAAAGAAACCGGCTTTGTTCCGGCAATGCTTGATGGCGATAAATGA